From one Triticum aestivum cultivar Chinese Spring chromosome 4B, IWGSC CS RefSeq v2.1, whole genome shotgun sequence genomic stretch:
- the LOC123094543 gene encoding chaperone protein ClpB1-like has protein sequence MGNVRTQTNYHGITHSHRIFTDSRRSMARGSAAGGNKAGGAKPSIEIDWTATFEGSPSSTIAGGDGSAKKDPKTPTSGDPSSNNAQPPKSAATPPAEGNSSTKPPRPAKGNSRQPARGGGRAKKEAPAAPPPCPLTASFGGKTNLDTFGCDLTAAAANADPVVGREDEIDRVVCILSRKSKNSAVLVGAAGVGKTAIAEGLAQRIARGEVSGVLAGARVLEINVAAMISGTRARGTFEERLTGLIAEVEAAAAGKVVLFIDEIHTLLGAGLFSGCMDASNMLKPALARSRVRCLGATTHAEYHHYFLQDKALERRFQKVHVSEPSEEETVAILRRLKAAYEEHHGMEIQDEALVVAAKLSGRYIPARHFPDKAIDLVDEACATARLVMDRRKKQATGNDDKPLAPKDENVGPDHIAQIVSKWTGIPVTSLGTDERKRLLELPKRLHRRVIDQDEAVNVVAEAVVRSRSGLGEPNQPSGSFLFLGPTGVGKTELAKALAEQLFGNEKLLVRIDMSEYMSSSSVTRLIGASPGSHLYEKGGQLTELVRQRPYSVVLLDEVEKAGASVLNVFLQILDDGRVTDGQGRAVDFTNTIIIMTSNLGAHHLLARAASKDTEATRKRVIADVQRHFGPELVNRLSEMVIFRPLSREQLLRVARMQLKGIAARLAEKGIGLDITDAALDVILSRSSDQVQMYGARPVKRCLQKNVMTRISKMVVQEEVDDDCYVSVDADEEKKDLVFAVDKQSSKENDDPSSSSTKKRKRPPVKHLVVIDEDEEDE, from the exons ATGGGTAATGTGCGAACCCAAACGAATTACCACGGTATCACACATTCACACCGAATCTTCACAGATTCCCGGCGCAGCATGGCGAGGGGATCTGCTGCCGGCGGCAACAAGGCCGGTGGCGCCAAACCCTCGATCGAAATCGACTGGACGGCGACGTTCGAGGGGTCTCCATCGTCAACCATCGCGGGCGGCGATGGCTCGGCGAAGAAGGACCCGAAGACGCCGACCTCCGGCGATCCGTCGAGCAACAACGCGCAGCCACCGAAGAGCGCAGCCACGCCCCCGGCTGAGGGCAATTCGTCGACCAAGCCCCCGCGGCCGGCCAAGGGTAACTCCCGGCAGCCTGCCCGCGGAGGCGGGCGTGCGAAAAAGGAGgcgccggccgcaccgcctccttGTCCTTTGACGGCCAGCTTTGGGGGCAAAACCAATTTGGACACCTTTGGCTGCGATCTcaccgcggcggcggcgaacgCTGACCCCGTCGTTGGCCGCGAGGATGAGATCGACCGCGTGGTGTGCATCCTGTCCCGCAAGTCCAAGAACAGCGCCGTGCTCGTGGGCGCGGCCGGGGTCGGCAAGACGGCCATCGCCGAGGGCCTCGCGCAGCGCATCGCCCGCGGCGAggtgtccggggtcctggccggcgCGCGCGTCTTGGAGATCAACGTCGCCGCGATGATCTCCGGCACGAGGGCCCGCGGCACGTTCGAGGAACGGTTGACCGGCCTGATCGCCGAGGTGGAGGCCGCCGCGGCCGGGAAGGTCGTCTTGTTCATCGACGAGATACACACGCTGCTCGGCGCCGGTCTCTTTTCTGGCTGCATGGACGCGTCCAACATGCTGAAGCCGGCGCTGGCGAGGAGCCGTGTCCGGTGCCTCGGCGCCACGACGCACGCGGAGTACCACCACTACTTTCTCCAGGACAAGGCGTTGGAGCGGCGGTTCCAGAAGGTGCACGTCTCGGAGCCCAGCGAGGAGGAAACCGTAGCCATCCTCCGGCGGCTCAAGGCGGCGTACGAGGAGCATCACGGCATGGAGATCCAGGACGAGGCGCTCGTCGTCGCCGCCAAGCTTTCCGGCCGCTATATCCCAG CACGACATTTCCCGGACAAGGCGATCGATCTTGTTGATGAGGCGTGCGCGACGGCGAGGCTGGTGATGGATCGCCGGAAGAAGCAAGCCACAGGCAACGACGACAAGCCCTTGGCGCCCAAGGACGAAAACGTCGGACCGGACCACATAGCGCAG ATCGTGAGCAAATGGACAGGAATCCCTGTGACTAGTCTGGGGACTGACGAGAGGAAGCGGCTACTGGAGCTGCCGAAGCGGCTGCACCGGCGCGTCATCGACCAGGACGAGGCGGTGAACGTCGTTGCCGAGGCCGTGGTGCGCTCGCGGTCGGGCCTCGGGGAGCCAAACCAGCCGTCAGGATCGTTCCTCTTCCTCGGCCCCACCGGCGTCGGCAAGACGGAGCTCGCCAAGGCCCTCGCCGAGCAGCTCTTCGGCAATGAGAAGCTGCTCGTCCGCATCGACATGTCCGAGTACATGAGCAGCAGCTCCGTCACTCGCCTCATCGGCGCATCTCCTGG GTCGCATTTGTACGAGAAGGGCGGGCAGCTCACTGAGCTGGTGCGGCAGCGACCGTACAGCGTGGTCCTCCTGGACGAGGTGGAGAAGGCCGGCGCCTCCGTGCTCAACGTCTTCCTCCAGATCCTCGACGACGGGCGCGTCACCGACGGGCAGGGCCGCGCCGTcgacttcaccaacaccatcatcatcatgacctcCAACCTCGGGGCGCACCACCTCCTCGCCCGCGCAGCCAGCAAGGACACGGAAGCCACCCGCAAGCGTGTGATCGCCGACGTGCAGAGGCACTTCGGCCCCGAGCTCGTCAACCGGCTGAGCGAGATGGTGATCTTCCGCCCGCTCTCCCGCGAGCAGCTGCTGAGGGTGGCGAGGATGCAGCTCAAAGGCATCGCCGCGCGCCTCGCCGAGAAGGGCATCGGCCTCGACATCACGGACGCGGCCCTCGACGTGATCCTCTCGCGGTCCAGCGACCAGGTGCAGATGTACGGCGCGAGGCCGGTCAAACGCTGCCTGCAGAAGAACGTCATGACAAGGATATCCAAGATGGTGGTGCaggaggaggtggacgacgactGCTACGTGTCCGTCGACGCCGACGAGGAGAAGAAGGACCTGGTGTTTGCCGTGGACAAGCAGAGTTCCAAGGAGAACGACGACCCGTCGTCCTCTTCCACCAAGAAGAGGAAGAGGCCCCCCGTGAAGCATCTGGTCGTGATTGATGAAGACGAAGAAGACGAGTGA